The DNA window GCACCTGCTTGAAGCGCGGCTCCTGCTTCAAGGGGTCCAGCACCAGCAGCGTGCCCTTGCAGTCCTTGCACGTGCCCTTGGAGATGGCGAACTCGTCCGCGAGCTTCCCCTGGCCGAAGAGGAACGTCACCGAGGCGGAGAGCTGGCTGGTGTCCACGCCCGCCACCGTGAGCGACTGGGCCGCCGGGTCGTACGCGTAGATTTTGTTCCCCGCGAGCACGAAGGTGCGCACGGAAGGCTTCAGGTACTCCCACCGCATCAGCCCGGGCTTCTTGTAGGTGACCGCGCCCTCGGACGTCTGCGTGCGGCGGAACGTCTTGTACTTGTAGTCCTGCCGGAAGCCGGCCCGGAAGTCGCTCGTCTTCTCGTAGAACGCCTGCATCCGGTCCACGAGGGACTTCACCTCGGGCGTCATGGGCGGCGCGGGCTTCGTGGCCGGCTTGGCCGCCTCGGCGGTGGCCGTCGGCTTCGCGTCAGGGGGCGCGGGGGCCTTGGTGCCCGGCGCTGGAGTCGCGGTGGAGGGCTTGCCCGTTCCCGAGGGCGCCGCCTGGGCCGCCGGAGCCGGCGCGGCGGGAGCGGGAGACGGCGTCACGGGTTGCGCGGACAGGAGCGTGGCGAGCAGGGTTTCCAGGAACATGGCGTGCGTCTCCAGGGGGCCGGGTAGGCCCACGGCGTCCATCTACCCCATACCGACGCGCCCCGGGGGGCCGGCATTCATGGCTGCTTCTTGAAGAGCCGCTTCCTCTGTTTGATGGCCAGCACGTAGAAGCGCTCGCGCAGGGCCTGCGCCTCTTCCGGCGGCAGGTCCCCCGAGCCGCCCTCCAGGTGCTCATCCCGCCAGGCGATGGCCCGGCTGATACACGCCGAGGCCGCCGCCGAGATGTTCAGGCTCTGACTGAAGCCCCGCATGGGAATCCAGAAGGTGCCGTCCACGGCGTTGAGCACGTCGTCGCTCACGCCGAAGCGCTCGTTGCCGAGGACGATGGCCACCTTCGTGTCGAAGCGCAGCGTGTAGAGGCTGGTGGCGCCTTCGCGAATGGCCGAGGCGTACAACTGGAACCCTCGAGACTTGAGGTGCTCCCGGCACTCCGCGAAGGACTTGTACAGCTTCACGTCCAGCCACTTGTCGCAGCCCTGCGCCACCCGCGAGTTGGGGAGGAAGGGCGCTTCCGGGTTGATGACGACGTGCACTTCCTGCACGCCCATGGACTCGCAGGTGCGCAGCACCGCGGCCATGTTGAAGCTGTCTTCCAGCCGGTCGAGGACCACCGTGAAGTTGCGCGTGCGCTGACTGACGACGCGGTCAATCTTCTCCTTGCGCACGTCGAGCAGGAACTGCTCCGGCTCGACCTTCACCTTCTCGAAGCGCTCGTAACGGGGGCCTCCGCCGGACATCGACCTAGCGCCTCCCGCCCGACTTGCGCGCCGCGGGCTTCTTCGCCTTCGGCGAGGACTTCTTCACCGGCGCCGACTTCTTGGCCGCGGCCTTCGTGGCGGACTTCTTCGCCACGGTCCCCTTCTTCGCGCTGGACGGCTTCTTCGCGGCAGCCTTCTTCGCAGCGCCCTTCTTGACGGCCTGCTTCACCGAGGGAGCCTTCGAGCCGCTGCTCTTCTTGCCAGTCGCCTTCTTCGCAGCGGCCTTCTTCACCGCGCCCTTCGCCGGCGTCTGCTTCTTCGCGGAGCCCTTCGCACCCGTGGCCTTCTTCGCGGCGCTCTTCGTCGAGGACTTCGAGGTCGCGGCCCCCTTCGCACCGGCGGCCTTCTGTGCCGACGCCTTCACCGCCGCGATGGTCTGCTTCGCCACCGACTTGCCAGCCGCACGCTTCTTCGCGCCGGGCGGCGGCTCCACATGGAGCTTGTCGGTGCGGCCGGTGAACAGCACCTCGGCCACCGCGTCCATCAACGCCTGCATGCCCTCGCCCGTGGCGCAGGACACCGGGTACACGCGAATGCCGCGCTCACGCAGGGCCTCGGTGAACTCCCCGAGCCGCGCCTGCGCGTCCGGGAGGTCCAGCTTGTTCGCCGCGACCACCTGGGGCCGGCCCGCGAGATCAGCGCTGTACTTCTCCAGCTCGCGGTTCAGCACGTCGAAGTCATGCAGCGGAGCCCGGCCCTCGCCCTCGGCGCCCATGTCGATGAGGTGGATCAGCGCCTTGCAGCGCTCGACGTGCCGCAGGAACTGGTGCCCCAGGCCCACGCCCTCGCTGGCCCCCTCGATGATGCCGGGGATGTCCGCCATCACGAACGACAGGTTGTCCTTGTACTGGACCATGCCCAGGTTGGGCACCAGCGTGGTGAACGGGTAGTCGGCGATCTTCGGCCGGGCCCGGCTCACCCGCGAGATGAACGTGCTCTTGCCCGCGTTCGGGAAGCCCAGCAGGCCCACGTCCGCCAGCAGCTTCAGCTCCAGCCGGAGCGTGCGCTCCTCGCCCTTCGTCCCATCCTGGGCGAAGCGCGGCGTCTGCCGCGTCGAGGTCGCGAAGTTCATGTTCCCCAGGCCACCCCGCCCGCCCTTCGCCGCCTCCCAGCGCTGACCGGTCTCGCTCAGGTCCACGAGCAGCTCGTCCGTGCCGTGGTCCTTCACCAGCGTCCCCACCGGCACACGGAGGATCATGTCCTCGGCCCCGTGACCGTTGCAGTCGCTGCCCATGCCGTGCTCACCGTTCTTCGCCCGGTGATGCTGTTGATAGCGGTAGTCCAGCAGCGTGGTCAGCTGAGGATCAGCCACGAAGATGACCGACCCTCCGTTGCCGCCATCACCACCGTTGGGGCCACCGCGCTCGATGAACTTCTCGCGCCGGAAGGACACCGCGCCATTACCGCCATCGCCCGCCTTCACGAAGATGCGGACCTCATCGACGAACTTCATGAAAGCTCTCCTGAAAACGCGAAACGGGCCGCCTCACGTCCTGAGCGCCGAAAGGCGCGGGACTGGAGAAGCGACCCGCTCGTGAATGCCCTACGGAGACCGGCCAGTGAAGGCCGGGATACCGTCAGGCGCTGGGCTGCTCGGCAGCCGGGTAGACCGAGACCTTCTTGCGGTCGCGGCCCAGGCGCTCGTACTTCACCACGCCGTCCACCACCGAATAGAGGGTGAAGTCGCGGCCAAGCTTCACGTTGGCGCCCGCGTGAATGACGGTGCCAACCTGGCGAACCAGGATGCTGCCAGCAGAGACTTCCTGGCCACCGTAAACCTTCACGCCGCGGTATTGCGGATTGGAATCGCGACCGTTGCGCGAAGAACCCTGTCCCTTTTTATGGGCCATGACACCTTGCTCCTGAAATTGAGGTGAAACCGTCCGGCTTTAGCCGGAGATGGAGGTGACCTTCACCTCGGTATACGGCTGACGGTGACCACGGCGGCGGGTCCAGCCCTCCTTCTCCTTGCGGAAATTGAGGACGCGGCGGTGCTTATCCTGCGCCAGCACCTTGCCCACGACGCGCGCGCCGGCAACCGTCGGACGACCCACCTTGGGGCTGTCCGTGCCGCCCAGCAGCAGGATGTCGGTGAAGGACACCTCGGTACCGATGTCGCCGGCAATCTTCTCGATCCGGAGCACATCGCCCTCGGCGACGCGATACTGCTTTCCGCCCGTGCGAATCACTGCGTACATCGTCTAACCCCTGTCAGCTTCGGGTTGGGTCAACCCGTGGAATCGGCCGCGCATTTCGGACGGACGGGCCGCCCTTTGGCGCAAAGGACGGCCGGATTTACGGGAGATGCTCTGGCGAGTCAAGACGGATGCTGGATCATCTCGTCCGGCGGGCCAGATTGCCCCCACTCCAGGGCGAACCTACCTGATGGCGGGGCCGACGAGAGTCCGGCCGCACACCGTCCTACCAACCGTTCGCGGGGGAAATTCCACAATGAAGAAACTCATGCTCGGCCTGATGGCCGCCGGTCCTCTCATGTTCGGCGCCGGCTGTGGGGGGAATGCCTGCGACGCCCTGGACGAGGCCCACCAGTCCCTGAACAAGAAGGTGGAGACCTGCGGCAACACCGCGGGCGAGGAGGACGAGGGGAGCGGCTTCGACAAGGACGTCTGCGAGAACGCGCTGGACCACTGCTCGGACAAGGAGAAGGACCGGCTCAACGAGGTGGCCGACTGCCTCAAGGACCTGCCCAACTGCGAGACGGGGGGCGAAGTGGACTGGATTGACCAGTTCAGCGCCTGCTTCGACAAGGCGGCGGAGCTGAACCCCGACTGCGCCGAAGCCGCCGGGTAGCCCCTCTCCCCTTCTCGAGTCATCCGGGCCCGGCGCTCCTCTCAGGGAGACCGGGCCCTGTCGCTCGAGGGCTCCGCGGCACCGCGCGCATCCAACGCCCGCCGGACGCTGCGGTAGCGGAGGTGGAGGCTCGACTCCAGCGGATCCAACGCCAGGCCCCGCTCGTACGTCTCCAGCGCCCGGGCGAGCTGCCCTTCACGCTCCAGCGCCGAGCCAGAGAGGTAGTGCACCCGCGCCATTCCCGAGGACTGTGGCCGCCGCGCGAGGAACTGGCGCCGCAGGGAGTCGAGCTGCTCGGGAGTGAGCCCCGCCTCCAGGCAGCGCGCGACGCCCCGGTGGTTGCCTCGCCAGGCGTCATACAGGGCCCGCTGCGTGACGGTCCCCAGCACATCCCCCGCCTCGAGAAGCCGGCCCAGCACCGAGTCGAGCAGGATGCACTGCGACGGTGACAGCGGGCGCTGGCGGAGCGACTCCAGGATGCTCCGGGCCTCGCGAGCTCGGGCACGCAGCGCGCCCATGTCCAGGTCGGGGGTCACCGCCAGCACCGCGTAGTGGTCCCCCGTCAGCCGCATCCGGTACGCCTCCAGCACCCGCGTCGCCATGGCGTCGTCGACCATGGGAACCGGCGGAGAGGGCCGATGTCCCGGCCCCGCGCGCAACAGCGCGTCCACGGAGGTCTTGAGCGCCAGGGTGGCCTCGACGAACTGGACGCCGAAGCCCGTGGCCATGCCCCAGAGCCGGGCCTGCTCCGCCGGCACGTGGCGCACCACCTCGCAGACGACGTTGTGCGGCCCGGTGTCCAGATCCAACACCATGGGCAACCGGGAGAAGAGCGGAGGAAGAACCCCCTCGCTGCGCAGGAACAGGCCGCCCCGCGACAAGTCCGAAGCCGTCAGCCAGATGGGGGTCTCTCCCGGGCGCAGCACCACGCGGACCGGAAGCTCCACCGTCCGCGCCCGCCCAGCCGGCACACCCGGGCTCACGGGCACCGCCCCCACGGGGGGCCCACCGCGCTCCGCGGAGGCTGGAGGTGGAGCGGAGACGGGCGAGGCCACCCCGGCCCCTCCT is part of the Myxococcus landrumus genome and encodes:
- the rplU gene encoding 50S ribosomal protein L21; this encodes MYAVIRTGGKQYRVAEGDVLRIEKIAGDIGTEVSFTDILLLGGTDSPKVGRPTVAGARVVGKVLAQDKHRRVLNFRKEKEGWTRRRGHRQPYTEVKVTSISG
- a CDS encoding TrmH family RNA methyltransferase — translated: MSGGGPRYERFEKVKVEPEQFLLDVRKEKIDRVVSQRTRNFTVVLDRLEDSFNMAAVLRTCESMGVQEVHVVINPEAPFLPNSRVAQGCDKWLDVKLYKSFAECREHLKSRGFQLYASAIREGATSLYTLRFDTKVAIVLGNERFGVSDDVLNAVDGTFWIPMRGFSQSLNISAAASACISRAIAWRDEHLEGGSGDLPPEEAQALRERFYVLAIKQRKRLFKKQP
- the obgE gene encoding GTPase ObgE is translated as MKFVDEVRIFVKAGDGGNGAVSFRREKFIERGGPNGGDGGNGGSVIFVADPQLTTLLDYRYQQHHRAKNGEHGMGSDCNGHGAEDMILRVPVGTLVKDHGTDELLVDLSETGQRWEAAKGGRGGLGNMNFATSTRQTPRFAQDGTKGEERTLRLELKLLADVGLLGFPNAGKSTFISRVSRARPKIADYPFTTLVPNLGMVQYKDNLSFVMADIPGIIEGASEGVGLGHQFLRHVERCKALIHLIDMGAEGEGRAPLHDFDVLNRELEKYSADLAGRPQVVAANKLDLPDAQARLGEFTEALRERGIRVYPVSCATGEGMQALMDAVAEVLFTGRTDKLHVEPPPGAKKRAAGKSVAKQTIAAVKASAQKAAGAKGAATSKSSTKSAAKKATGAKGSAKKQTPAKGAVKKAAAKKATGKKSSGSKAPSVKQAVKKGAAKKAAAKKPSSAKKGTVAKKSATKAAAKKSAPVKKSSPKAKKPAARKSGGRR
- the rpmA gene encoding 50S ribosomal protein L27, whose amino-acid sequence is MAHKKGQGSSRNGRDSNPQYRGVKVYGGQEVSAGSILVRQVGTVIHAGANVKLGRDFTLYSVVDGVVKYERLGRDRKKVSVYPAAEQPSA
- a CDS encoding LolA family protein; its protein translation is MFLETLLATLLSAQPVTPSPAPAAPAPAAQAAPSGTGKPSTATPAPGTKAPAPPDAKPTATAEAAKPATKPAPPMTPEVKSLVDRMQAFYEKTSDFRAGFRQDYKYKTFRRTQTSEGAVTYKKPGLMRWEYLKPSVRTFVLAGNKIYAYDPAAQSLTVAGVDTSQLSASVTFLFGQGKLADEFAISKGTCKDCKGTLLVLDPLKQEPRFKQVRLEVDPASAQVLKSTVVDPDGSENTISFLDLKTNVGLAADSFKLDVPDDTRVDDFTKQKKQ